One Candidatus Binatia bacterium DNA window includes the following coding sequences:
- the rplP gene encoding 50S ribosomal protein L16, which yields MLAPKKVKYRKMQKGRVRGIAYRGCTLAFGDYGLQATGRGWVSARELEAARVALTRHIKRGGRVWIRVFPDKPLTKKPAETRMGKGKGSPESWVAVVKPGRILFEMEGVDGATAREAFRLAAHKLSIPTQFLSRAEGTHAAR from the coding sequence ATGCTGGCGCCGAAAAAAGTCAAGTACCGCAAGATGCAGAAAGGCCGGGTCCGCGGGATCGCCTACCGCGGTTGTACGCTGGCCTTCGGAGACTACGGGTTGCAGGCCACGGGCAGGGGGTGGGTTTCCGCCCGCGAACTCGAGGCGGCCCGTGTGGCCCTCACACGACACATCAAGCGCGGCGGCCGGGTGTGGATTCGAGTCTTTCCGGACAAGCCTCTCACGAAGAAGCCGGCCGAGACACGGATGGGGAAAGGGAAGGGTTCCCCGGAGTCGTGGGTCGCGGTGGTGAAGCCGGGGCGCATTCTCTTCGAAATGGAAGGGGTGGACGGAGCCACGGCCCGGGAGGCGTTCCGACTGGCCGCCCACAAGCTTTCCATTCCCACGCAGTTCCTCAGTCGCGCGGAGGGGACGCATGCGGCCCGCTGA
- the rpsS gene encoding 30S ribosomal protein S19 yields MARSVKKGPFVDAHLLRKVRALNASGEKKVIRTWSRRSTITPEMVGHTFAVHNGRKFIPVFVTENMVGHKLGEFSPTRTFHGHAGDRKAELKGGAKS; encoded by the coding sequence GTGGCCCGATCCGTCAAAAAAGGTCCGTTCGTCGACGCCCATCTCCTCCGGAAGGTACGGGCGCTCAACGCCTCGGGAGAAAAGAAGGTCATCCGGACCTGGTCCCGGCGGTCGACGATCACCCCCGAGATGGTGGGGCACACCTTCGCCGTCCACAACGGACGGAAGTTCATCCCCGTCTTCGTGACCGAGAACATGGTCGGTCACAAGCTCGGGGAGTTTTCGCCCACTCGGACCTTCCACGGGCACGCCGGCGACCGCAAGGCGGAACTCAAAGGAGGGGCCAAGTCCTAG
- the rplE gene encoding 50S ribosomal protein L5, which yields MKPRLRERYEREIVPDLMKELGYKNPFQVPRLEKVTVNVGLGEMSQNAKLLESVVQELAAITGQRPVVTRARKAIANFKLREGMPIGCAVTLRGNRMYEFLDRLLNVALPRVRDFRGLSDRSFDGRGNYSLGIREQIIFPEIDLDKVEKVYGMTVSIVTTAKSDAEAKALLRAFGMPFRM from the coding sequence ATGAAACCCAGATTGCGAGAGCGCTACGAGCGCGAAATCGTGCCCGACCTGATGAAGGAGCTCGGCTACAAGAACCCTTTCCAGGTACCACGCCTGGAAAAGGTCACGGTGAACGTCGGGCTCGGGGAGATGTCGCAGAACGCCAAGCTTCTCGAGAGCGTCGTCCAGGAGCTCGCGGCGATCACGGGACAGAGGCCCGTCGTCACGCGAGCCCGAAAGGCGATCGCGAACTTCAAGCTCCGGGAAGGGATGCCGATCGGCTGCGCCGTCACGTTGCGCGGGAACCGCATGTACGAGTTCCTCGACCGGCTTCTCAACGTGGCGCTGCCCCGGGTGCGGGATTTCCGGGGGCTTTCCGACCGGTCGTTCGACGGCCGCGGGAACTATTCGCTCGGTATCCGCGAGCAGATCATCTTTCCGGAGATCGACCTCGACAAAGTCGAAAAGGTCTACGGGATGACCGTCTCGATCGTGACGACGGCGAAAAGCGACGCGGAAGCCAAGGCTCTCCTGCGGGCCTTCGGGATGCCCTTCCGGATGTGA
- the rplD gene encoding 50S ribosomal protein L4, producing the protein MAEEMRVPLRSSDNQVLGEVSLPPAFCGPVRRHLLYEAVKMQLANRRAGTACTKTRGEVRGGGRKPWRQKGTGRARAGSIRSPLWVGGGTVFGPKPRDYSYRMPRTARRAALASALSLKAREDKLLVVENLDLPEIKTKAVVALLERLGVESGLLVTGEPNETLEKSARNLPRVKVLRVEGINPYDILRYDRLVLTRSALEKLRERWSE; encoded by the coding sequence ATGGCTGAGGAAATGCGAGTTCCGCTGAGAAGCTCGGACAACCAGGTGCTCGGGGAAGTGTCGCTTCCGCCCGCCTTTTGCGGCCCCGTGCGGCGCCACCTGCTCTACGAAGCCGTCAAGATGCAGCTCGCGAACCGGAGAGCGGGCACGGCGTGCACGAAGACCCGCGGGGAGGTGCGCGGAGGGGGCCGCAAGCCGTGGCGCCAGAAGGGGACGGGTAGGGCGCGGGCCGGAAGTATCCGTTCGCCTCTCTGGGTGGGTGGAGGCACGGTTTTCGGCCCGAAACCACGCGACTATTCCTACCGGATGCCGCGCACGGCACGACGCGCCGCTCTCGCTTCGGCGTTGTCGCTGAAGGCGAGAGAAGACAAACTCCTGGTGGTCGAGAATCTCGACCTTCCGGAGATCAAGACGAAGGCGGTCGTGGCGCTGCTCGAGCGGCTCGGCGTGGAAAGCGGGCTCCTGGTCACCGGCGAGCCCAACGAAACGCTCGAAAAATCGGCGCGGAACCTCCCGCGCGTGAAGGTCCTCCGGGTCGAGGGGATCAACCCGTACGACATTCTGCGGTACGATCGCCTGGTCCTGACCCGGTCGGCCCTCGAGAAATTACGCGAACGGTGGTCGGAGTGA
- the rplB gene encoding 50S ribosomal protein L2, giving the protein MVRQLAPTSPGRRFQTVADFSDITKTEPERSLLAPWRRSGGRNSTGRITVRHRGGGHKRRYRIVDFRRDKDGVPARVAAIEYDPNRSARIALLHYADGEKRYIVAPLGLQVGDTVLSGEDADIRPGNALPLGRIPVGTVVHNVELKPGKGAQLGRSAGAAIQVMAREDRLVLLKLPSGELRYVPSSCRATIGQVGNLDHENISLGKAGRARWLGRRPRVRGIAMNPVDHPHGGGEGRSKGNHPQTPWGKPTKGYKTRKKKPSDRWIVKRRSST; this is encoded by the coding sequence ATGGTTCGGCAGCTCGCTCCTACCTCGCCCGGGCGGCGATTCCAGACGGTCGCGGATTTTTCCGACATCACGAAGACGGAACCCGAGCGGAGCCTGCTCGCGCCGTGGCGGCGGTCGGGAGGAAGGAACTCCACCGGGCGCATCACGGTCCGGCATCGCGGGGGCGGTCACAAGCGGCGGTACCGGATCGTGGACTTCCGTCGGGACAAGGACGGAGTTCCGGCGCGCGTGGCGGCGATCGAGTACGATCCGAACCGTTCCGCGCGGATCGCGCTGCTGCACTACGCGGACGGAGAGAAGCGTTACATCGTGGCACCTCTGGGCCTCCAGGTCGGCGACACCGTGCTTTCGGGCGAGGATGCCGACATCCGGCCGGGGAACGCGCTCCCGTTGGGCAGGATTCCCGTGGGCACGGTCGTCCACAACGTCGAGCTGAAGCCGGGCAAGGGGGCCCAACTGGGGCGCAGTGCCGGCGCTGCCATCCAGGTGATGGCCCGGGAGGATCGCCTCGTGTTGCTCAAGCTCCCCTCGGGGGAGCTGCGCTACGTGCCCTCGAGTTGCCGGGCTACGATCGGTCAGGTGGGAAATCTCGACCACGAGAACATTTCCCTCGGGAAGGCGGGCCGTGCCCGGTGGCTCGGGCGGAGACCCCGGGTGCGGGGGATCGCGATGAATCCCGTGGACCACCCGCACGGCGGGGGCGAAGGCAGGTCGAAGGGAAATCATCCCCAGACGCCGTGGGGCAAGCCCACCAAGGGGTACAAGACTCGGAAGAAAAAGCCCAGCGATCGCTGGATCGTGAAGCGGCGGTCGAGTACCTAG
- the rpsZ gene encoding 30S ribosomal protein S14 type Z — translation MARTCLRVKAKKKPKFRVRHRNRCERCGRARGYYRRFRLCRICLRELALRGQIPGMVKASW, via the coding sequence ATGGCGAGAACCTGCCTGCGCGTGAAGGCGAAAAAGAAACCCAAATTCCGGGTGCGCCACCGAAATCGGTGCGAGCGGTGCGGTCGTGCCCGGGGTTACTACCGTCGCTTTCGTCTGTGCCGTATCTGTCTACGGGAGCTGGCCTTGCGAGGGCAGATTCCCGGGATGGTCA
- the rplV gene encoding 50S ribosomal protein L22, with product MEARAVQRYLRIAPRKMRLVADLVRGKRVEEALELLEYVPKRASRLVAKAIRSAVANAQNTQTVDVDRLYLKRITVDEGPTWQRFLPRAQGRATRIRKRTSHLTVVVDERG from the coding sequence ATGGAAGCGCGTGCCGTACAACGTTACCTCAGAATCGCTCCGCGGAAGATGCGGCTCGTCGCCGATCTCGTGCGGGGAAAGAGGGTGGAGGAGGCGCTCGAGTTGCTCGAGTACGTGCCCAAGCGGGCTTCGCGGCTGGTGGCCAAGGCCATCCGTTCGGCCGTCGCGAACGCCCAGAATACGCAAACGGTGGACGTCGACCGGCTCTACCTCAAGCGCATCACGGTGGACGAGGGCCCGACGTGGCAACGGTTCCTGCCCCGAGCCCAGGGACGCGCCACGAGGATCCGCAAACGTACTTCCCACCTCACGGTGGTCGTCGACGAGAGGGGCTGA
- the rpmC gene encoding 50S ribosomal protein L29 has protein sequence MRPAELRELGDDALREKLRELREELFRLRLRHATAQLEDTSKLSKTRKDIARIQTILRERELRGSERR, from the coding sequence ATGCGGCCCGCTGAGTTGCGCGAGCTCGGTGACGATGCACTTCGCGAAAAGCTCCGGGAGCTGCGCGAGGAGCTCTTTCGGCTGCGCTTGCGTCATGCCACGGCGCAGCTCGAGGACACGTCGAAGCTTTCGAAGACACGGAAGGACATCGCCCGAATCCAGACGATTCTGAGGGAGCGAGAGCTGCGGGGATCGGAACGAAGATGA
- the rplN gene encoding 50S ribosomal protein L14 has translation MIQAETVLDVADNSGARRVLCIKVLGGTRRKYATVGDIIVVSVKEAVPNSKVKKGSVVKAVVVRTAKEVPRPDGSYIRFDTNSAVLIDNQREPIGTRIFGPVARELRAKKFTKILSLAPEVL, from the coding sequence ATGATCCAGGCAGAGACGGTGCTCGACGTCGCGGACAATTCGGGAGCTCGGCGGGTCCTTTGCATCAAGGTCCTGGGGGGAACCCGGCGGAAATATGCCACCGTGGGGGACATCATCGTGGTTTCGGTCAAGGAAGCGGTCCCCAACTCCAAGGTGAAAAAAGGCTCGGTGGTGAAAGCCGTGGTAGTGCGGACGGCGAAAGAGGTCCCGAGGCCCGACGGCTCCTACATTCGCTTCGACACGAACTCGGCGGTGCTGATCGACAACCAGAGAGAGCCGATCGGAACGCGGATTTTCGGTCCCGTGGCCCGAGAGCTCCGGGCGAAGAAGTTCACGAAGATCCTTTCGCTCGCACCCGAGGTGCTCTGA
- the rplW gene encoding 50S ribosomal protein L23, which yields MEPHEVIQAPLITEKGTLVNEAANQVVFRVHPKATKHDIRRAVEALFRVKVEAVRTARYLGKKKRIGRSLGKRPDWKKAYVTLAEGHRIDFFEGV from the coding sequence ATGGAACCCCACGAAGTGATCCAGGCGCCTTTGATCACGGAAAAGGGGACGCTCGTGAACGAGGCGGCGAACCAGGTCGTCTTTCGGGTCCACCCGAAAGCGACCAAGCACGACATCCGGCGTGCCGTCGAGGCCCTCTTTCGCGTGAAGGTCGAAGCGGTCCGGACGGCTCGCTACCTCGGCAAGAAAAAGAGAATCGGCCGGTCCCTCGGAAAGCGGCCGGACTGGAAAAAGGCCTACGTGACCCTCGCCGAGGGGCACCGAATCGACTTCTTCGAGGGTGTGTGA
- the rplC gene encoding 50S ribosomal protein L3, with the protein MALGLIGRKVGMTRVFTERGDVEPVTVIEAGPCVVVQAKTPDRDGYAALQLGFGSKKAERVPKPYRNHCEKAGKGVFRILREFRVEDSSQFQLGQEIRVGDLFRVGDLVDVTGTTKGRGFTGVMKRHGFGGAPASHGTHEYFRHGGSIGNRSFPGRVFKGKRMAGRYGGERVTIQNLEVVAVHPDENVLVVRGAVPGARNGFVLVRPAVKGRRHG; encoded by the coding sequence ATGGCGCTCGGATTGATCGGCCGGAAAGTGGGGATGACCAGGGTCTTCACCGAGCGGGGGGACGTGGAGCCCGTGACCGTGATCGAGGCCGGGCCCTGCGTCGTCGTCCAGGCCAAAACTCCGGACCGGGACGGCTATGCGGCACTCCAGCTCGGATTCGGTTCCAAGAAGGCCGAGCGCGTGCCCAAGCCCTACCGGAACCACTGCGAGAAGGCCGGCAAGGGCGTCTTCCGAATCCTGCGGGAGTTCCGCGTCGAGGACTCCTCCCAGTTCCAACTCGGGCAGGAGATCCGCGTGGGGGATCTTTTCCGCGTGGGCGATCTCGTGGACGTGACGGGCACGACCAAGGGCCGGGGTTTCACGGGGGTGATGAAGCGCCACGGATTCGGAGGCGCGCCCGCGAGCCACGGAACCCACGAGTACTTCCGCCACGGTGGCTCCATCGGGAACCGGTCCTTCCCCGGGAGGGTGTTCAAGGGGAAGCGCATGGCGGGGCGGTACGGGGGAGAAAGGGTGACGATCCAGAACCTCGAAGTCGTCGCGGTTCACCCGGACGAGAACGTGCTCGTCGTCCGGGGGGCCGTGCCGGGGGCGAGGAACGGCTTCGTCCTGGTTCGACCCGCGGTGAAGGGGCGGCGTCATGGCTGA
- the rplX gene encoding 50S ribosomal protein L24: MGLAKIRKGDTVMVIAGRERGKTGKVLKVLPEKQRVLIERLNLVKRHARPRGAQGPQGIIEKEAPIHVSNVLLLCDRCNKPVRTGTRVLEDGRRVRYCKRCGEQVDR; this comes from the coding sequence ATGGGACTGGCGAAAATTCGAAAAGGCGACACCGTGATGGTCATCGCCGGCCGGGAGCGGGGAAAGACCGGCAAGGTGTTGAAGGTCCTCCCGGAAAAGCAGCGCGTGCTCATCGAACGTCTGAACCTGGTCAAGCGGCACGCCCGCCCGAGGGGGGCGCAGGGACCGCAGGGAATCATCGAAAAAGAAGCGCCGATCCACGTCTCGAACGTGCTCCTGCTCTGCGACCGTTGCAACAAGCCCGTCCGGACCGGTACCCGTGTTCTCGAGGACGGGCGGCGCGTCCGGTACTGCAAGCGGTGCGGCGAGCAGGTGGACCGTTGA
- the rpsQ gene encoding 30S ribosomal protein S17, whose product MRGKPKIRRGVVVSDKMDKTVVVQVERLVRHPKYGKYVRRRKKFKAHDEANACRTGDEVQIVETRPLSRDKRWRVQAILKRAAT is encoded by the coding sequence ATGAGGGGAAAGCCGAAAATTCGCAGGGGCGTCGTCGTCAGCGACAAGATGGACAAGACCGTGGTCGTCCAGGTGGAGCGTTTGGTCCGGCACCCGAAGTACGGCAAGTACGTCCGGCGCCGGAAGAAGTTCAAGGCGCACGACGAGGCGAACGCGTGCCGGACGGGCGACGAAGTGCAGATCGTCGAAACGAGGCCGCTCAGCCGCGACAAGCGCTGGCGGGTACAAGCGATCCTGAAGCGCGCCGCTACCTAG
- the rpsC gene encoding 30S ribosomal protein S3 produces MGQKTHPKGFRLGITETWESKWYARRDYAELLHEDLRIRDFLKERLYHAGISKIEVERAANKAKINIHTARPGIVIGKKGAEIEKLKADLSKLTKKETYLNIHEVRRPDLDAQLVAENVALQLERRVGFRRAMKEAVSRAMRMGAQGVRVQCAGRLGGAEIARTEWYREGRVPLHTLRADISYGFALAKTTYGVIGVKVWIFRGEILTREEEEQKVAIGV; encoded by the coding sequence ATGGGACAGAAGACGCATCCCAAGGGCTTCCGGCTCGGAATCACGGAAACATGGGAGTCCAAGTGGTATGCGCGGCGGGACTACGCCGAGCTCCTCCACGAGGACCTTCGCATCCGGGACTTCCTCAAGGAGCGGCTCTACCACGCCGGCATTTCCAAGATCGAGGTGGAGCGTGCCGCGAACAAGGCCAAGATCAACATCCACACGGCCCGACCGGGGATCGTGATCGGGAAGAAGGGGGCGGAAATCGAGAAGTTGAAGGCCGACCTCTCGAAGCTCACCAAGAAAGAGACCTACCTCAACATCCACGAGGTGCGGCGGCCCGACCTCGACGCGCAGCTCGTGGCCGAGAACGTCGCGCTCCAACTCGAGCGGCGCGTCGGTTTCCGTCGGGCGATGAAGGAAGCGGTGAGTCGCGCCATGCGCATGGGGGCCCAGGGGGTGCGTGTCCAGTGTGCGGGCCGTCTGGGAGGGGCCGAAATCGCCCGGACCGAGTGGTACCGGGAAGGCAGGGTCCCGCTCCATACGCTGCGGGCGGACATCTCGTACGGCTTCGCCCTGGCCAAGACGACGTACGGCGTCATCGGCGTCAAGGTCTGGATTTTCCGCGGCGAGATTCTGACTCGGGAAGAAGAGGAACAGAAGGTCGCGATCGGGGTGTGA
- the rpsJ gene encoding 30S ribosomal protein S10 has protein sequence MNERIRIRLKAYDHRLLDQSVKEIVDTVRRTGGRVAGPIPLPTRIERFTVNRSPHVDKKSREQFEIRTHKRLLDILEPTQQTIDALGKLDLAAGVDVEIKLQ, from the coding sequence ATGAACGAGAGGATCCGCATCCGACTGAAGGCTTACGACCACCGACTGCTGGACCAGTCCGTCAAGGAAATCGTCGATACCGTCCGCAGGACGGGGGGGCGCGTGGCGGGTCCGATTCCGTTGCCGACCCGGATCGAGCGATTCACCGTGAACCGCTCGCCCCACGTGGACAAAAAGTCGCGGGAACAGTTCGAGATCCGTACCCACAAGAGGCTTCTCGACATTCTCGAGCCGACCCAGCAGACGATCGACGCTCTCGGAAAACTCGACCTCGCCGCGGGCGTGGACGTGGAGATCAAGCTGCAGTGA